The DNA window GTGGCCGGGCGCGCCGCGCCGTCGGCATAGGGGATCGCCGTGGTGGTGAGGTCGCTGCCCGAGCGCTGGATGACGAGGAGTGCCGTGTCGCAGGCGAGCACGGCGTGGCCCGCCGCCCATGCGAGCGCAGGTGAGGCGCCACAGGTGTCGGCGAGCGTGGTTGCGGCGCCCTGCGGGGTGTGGGCCGTGACGCCTTCGGGCCCAGCGATGAGCACGCGGCCCGAGAGGGGGAAGGCGACGCCCGCGTAAGGGGAGGGCAGCGTGAGGCGCTCGGGAGGGGAGGGGGGCTCCTCGTAGAGGGTGGCCTCGGCGAAGCTGAGCGCGCTTCCGGCGCGGGCCGGCTCCGTGTCGTCGCCCGGGAAGAGCAGGCCGAAGCGATCCTCGTGGGCGGTGATGCGCGGCTGTCCGACGCCGTCGAGGGGGTAGTCGATGCGCTTCGGGGGGAACTTGTAGACGTGGATGTGAGGGGCGTCGGCGTCGGTGGCGCCCTCCGAGTGATCCAGCAGCGCGACCCCGGCGTAGACGACCTCGGCGCTGCCGCCGTGGGCGACGAGCACATGTTCGCCCGAGGAAGAGACGGTGAGCGCGGAGGCCGGTCGCGCGAGGGGAACCTCGCCGACGAGTTCGCTCAGCTCGACGTCGATGAGGGAAAGCCGGGGGGCGTCCGCGTCGGCGATGACGACGCGCGCGCGTCGCCAGGAGGGGTGCATCTCCGGTCGGATCGAGCGGTCCCCGTCGTCGTCGTTTCCGCCGCAGGCGCCGAGCGAAAGGAGCAGCGCAATGCCGGATCGCGTCACACGCTGCATGTCACTTCGCCTCCACCATGATGCGGATGTTCTGGCGTTCCGTGGGGCCGAGCTGGATGCTGACGGTCTGCTGCTCCGTCAGATCGATGACGTCGGCGCGCCCCAGTCCAGGGCATGAGGCGGGGAACACCGACGCCGCGAGGCAGCTGTTCGAGCCGTCTTCGCCCTGGTACGCCGCGTAGACGTCCTCCGGGTAATAGAACACGTGGGGGCTGGTCCGTCGCGCTCGGAAGCGGACTTCGCCGCGGTATGTGTCGTCGCCGGAGTCGGTCAGCCGCACCGTGTAGATCATGTGCAGGTTCGCGAGCGTCTTGTCGGCCCCTACCTCGCCGAAGGGACCCTCGTCGACATGGCTGCACGCATGATTGATTTCATATTCGTCGATCTCATACTGCCAGTCGTCGATCCGGCAGCCGCTCTCGAGGGGATCTCCGTTGCCTCCGCCACTGCATCCGAGCGCCAGAAGGGTCGCAGAGATCGAAATCCCCGCTATAACACGCCCCAACCTGTCGCTTCGTGCAGCCCGTGACGTTGCGCGTCGTGCTTGTGCCCAAACCACGAACGTGAAATATATCAGCCGGTAAGCACATGCAACGAAGTTGCATCAATAGAGCGTTCGCGTGTGCATGGGGGCTGCTCGCGGGTTTCGTTCCGATGGTCGTTCTGGCGCAGCCCGCACCGGGGGTGCCGCAGCCCGCACCAGGGGCGCCTGCTCCACCAGGGCCGGAGGGCGCATCGTCTCCGGAGCGGGTGTCTGCGGAGGCTGCTGAAGAGGGAGCGGCTGGCGCGTCCGATGTGACGGAGGGCGATGCAGAGGGAGACGCCGCCGCTGCGCCCGTCGATGCGGATTCGTCCGAGCCGAGCGACGCTGGGGAGGGGGATGCGTCCGTGGACACGCCGTCCTCGGGGCCGCTGACCGTCCGGGTGAGTGGCGCGCGGCGTGGTCCTGCGCCGCGTGCCGGTGGCGATTACCAGCTCGTCGTGGGGCAGCTCATCGACGTGCCTCGCACCTCGGCGGAGCGGTTGCTCACGCTGGCGCCTGGGCTCTTCCTGGCAAACCACGGCGGCGAGGGGCACCCGTCGGCGGTGTTTCTCCGCGGGTTCGATGCAGGCGAGGGGCAGGACATCGAGTTCACCTTGCAAGGGATCCCGCTGAACGAGCCGTCGAACCCGCACGGGCATGGCTTCGCGGACACGAACTTCATGATCAGCCGCCTTGTGGAGCGGCTGCGGGTCGTGGAGGGGCCGTTCGATGTGCGGCAGGGGGACTTCGCGGTCGCCGGGAGCGCGGAGTACACGCTGGGGATGCCGGACCGCGGCGTGGTGGCACGCGCGGGGTACGGGACGTTCAATCGGACGGAGACGACGGTGCTGTGGGGGCCGAAGGGCTTCGGCTCCGACACGTTCGTGGGCGTCGAGTGGATCCGGGGCGACGGGTGGGGGAAGAACCGGGCGCACCAGGCGGCGCGGGCCGTCGGGCAGATCGGCTGGGCGCTCGACGAGGACACGCGGCTCAAGGTGCTCGCCACGTCGTATGCGGCCCGCTACGACACGGCAGGGGTCATCCGGCTCGACGATCTCGCGGCGCGGCGCGTCCCGGGGTGTGGCTCCGACTTCGACGAACAGTTCTTCTGCTCGTACGATCCCAACCAGGGTGGGGCGGTGCAGCGGCACGGGATCGGTGCGCAGATCGAGCGCAAGGGAGAAGACTCCGCGCTGGATGCGCAGCTCTTCGCGACCGTGAAGAACCTGCGGAGCCGCGAGAATTTCACGGGGTACGAGCTGGACGTCGGGAACAGCGGGGCCCCGCAGCGAGGAGACGGGACCGAGCAGATCTATGACGCGGTGACGCTGGGATCGCGCGGGAGCTATACGCGCACGTTCGACTGGCTCGGGCGCAGCGATGCGGAGGTCGGCTACTTCTTCCGCCATGATCGTGCAGACGCGACGCTGCGGCGCCTGCGGCGTGCGGATGGTGTCCCTTAC is part of the Chondromyces crocatus genome and encodes:
- a CDS encoding TonB-dependent receptor — its product is MVVLAQPAPGVPQPAPGAPAPPGPEGASSPERVSAEAAEEGAAGASDVTEGDAEGDAAAAPVDADSSEPSDAGEGDASVDTPSSGPLTVRVSGARRGPAPRAGGDYQLVVGQLIDVPRTSAERLLTLAPGLFLANHGGEGHPSAVFLRGFDAGEGQDIEFTLQGIPLNEPSNPHGHGFADTNFMISRLVERLRVVEGPFDVRQGDFAVAGSAEYTLGMPDRGVVARAGYGTFNRTETTVLWGPKGFGSDTFVGVEWIRGDGWGKNRAHQAARAVGQIGWALDEDTRLKVLATSYAARYDTAGVIRLDDLAARRVPGCGSDFDEQFFCSYDPNQGGAVQRHGIGAQIERKGEDSALDAQLFATVKNLRSRENFTGYELDVGNSGAPQRGDGTEQIYDAVTLGSRGSYTRTFDWLGRSDAEVGYFFRHDRADATLRRLRRADGVPYSRDFDNGLRITNAAAYASLNVRPLRWLSLRGGVRLDSFLFGVEDRNQPEVDRSGVREPSSYSEAFGVAIQPRGVVTVIVAPWLSWMTSLGLGTRSSDAQALSDGESAPFARVIAAETALVTRSVGGGPLTTEARLSTFATRVTNDLVFDERRGRNTPIGASSRFGATIWGRITHPGIGFDLASSLTWSEAYLPPDDASPFDLAAGSRLPYVPRWVFRLDASERYPFTVRGEKLRATAAVGLQFVDRRPLPFEQLGAPYATVDAAARLRWRWFELGAEMTNLFDRRNREVELNYPSNFADPEAPASQLPARHIIAGAPFQVLGTLTAYLDHEEPES